The Limnochordia bacterium nucleotide sequence CCCTTGACACAACTGAGTTTTTGTGTTACTTTCACCATGAAAGCATTTTTGGGTTTCTTGGGTGGGAGAGGAAGTTATGGCTTTAACAGAAAGACGACGTCAGTTTCTAGAAGCGATCCACCAGCTATATGATCAAACCGGAACGCCGGTCCACTATACTGATCTGGCCTGCAAGCTCCAGGTAAGTAAATGGACGGCCTATGACATGGTAAAGATTCTGGCGGGTAAAGGTCTTGTTCAGCTTCAGTACCTAAATGATCGCGAAGCCGGACAAGTAGGTCGTTCACGACTAGGCGCGGTACCCATTGAACCCGAAGTACCTACCAAAAGAGATGGGATCCTAAGCGAAGAAGTCCATAGAACCAAGAAGAGCTTACTGCATCTTTTCCATGAGATGGACGATAGTCATATCTGTCTGGAAAGCCTTGTTCATGATGCTAGGACCGCTGTATCCAAAGAGCTATCGTTTATCTATCTTATTGCAATCATTTTCCTTTTAATCAAGATGCTCTCCCCTGTGGGTGTACAGTCATGGCTTAGAACCGCAAGCATTGAAACAGGGTTACTCAGTGCATTAGGGTTTGTTATTGGCCTTGCTGTCCGATCGACTCTTCCAACGGACGTTCGTACCTACCTATATACCCAAATAGCTGAGGCGCAGTCTTTCCCTGATGAAATATCAAAAGCGGAAAGGGCACGCATCTTTGACTTCTGGCAGGAGACCCTAAATGCTATTTAGAGCAGGGCATTTCCTGCCTATTTTTTATTTGAGCTTTTGAATAACGTTAAGCATAAGGGAGGAGCCTATACACGGAAGGGACCAAATCATAAGTTATACTAAATCTTTAAAATGATCTATTAAGCGAAAAACTCGGTTTTGAAAAAGGAGGTAGTACGATGGGGCCAATCAAGCGATTTGTTGCTAAATTTGCTATTCGACGGGCAATTGGCTATGCAGAAAAAGATCCTGAAGTAAACGTACCCAAGTTATTAGACTGGTCAGAACGGTATGCCAGACTTGATGAGCACAAATATGTCATTAACGAGATCAGGAAGTACTGGGCGACCCCGGATAACAACTGGCGACAACTAATTTTGCGGGCCTTTGAAGAATTAGACCCTGAGGTACGGAAAAGGTTTATGGCAAATTTCTTTGTGTACTCCGGGCTGTACGGAATACCCAAAGGCTATGAAATGGTAGAAAAATATGACTGCAATGTTCCTTGGACCATTTTGATGGATCCCACGGCTGCGTGCAATCTAAGGTGCATCGGATGTTGGGCGGCGGAATACGATAAGCACGACTCTCTGGATTTAGAGACGTTGGATCGAATCATTAGAGAAGGTAAACACCTAGGGATATATACCTACATTTATTCCGGTGGCGAACCCCTCATGCGCAAGGACGACCTGATCACCCTAGCCCGGAAGCACTCAGAATGTGTCTTTCTATCATTTACCAACGGTACTCTGGTGGATGAGGAATTCGCCGAACAGCTAAGGCAAGTGGGTAATCTTTTCTTGGCAATTAGTGTTGAGGGGATGGAAGCCGAAAACGACCTGCGGCGTGGAAAGGGTACTTACAAAAGAATCATGAAAGCCATGGACATTCTTAAAGAGCATGGCGTAGGTTTTGGTTTTTCTGCGTGCTATCACAGTAAGAATACCGAAGCAATTGCCTCCGATGAGTTCGTTGACCACATGGTCAAAAAGGGGTGCATGTTCGGATGGTACTTCACCTACATGCCTTTAGGAAAGGATGCTCAGCTGGATCTTCTCGTCAGTCCTGAGCAAAGAGAATGGATGTTTCACCGGGTACGGCAGCTACGGAATGAAAAACCCATCTTCCTCATGGACTTTTGGAACGATGGCGAATTCGTCAACGGATGTATCGCCGGTGGGCGCCGGTACCTTCATATTAATGCAAGAGGCGACGTTGAACCCTGCGCCTTTATTCACTATGCTAACATGAACATTAAGGACTGCACCTTACTTGAGGCTCTTCAGTCCCCATTATTCCAGCAGTACCGCAAGCGTCAACCCTTTAATGAAAACCATTTGCGCCCTTGTCCCCTACTTGATAACCCTAATCAGCTTAAGGAAATGGTCACCGAGGCCAAAGCGTCTTCGACACAGCCTGGAGATCAGGAGGCTGTAGAGGACCTCACGGACAAATGCCAAGACATCGCCAAAAGGTGGGGTGTAGTGGCGGACAAGGCCTGGAATGAACACTTGAGGAAAATTGAGGAAAATAAAGCTAAGCAAAAAATGGCCCAATGATTGCAGCTGTTGGCCAAGGGAGTTGGCAGCAAAAATGCCAACTCCTTTGTATTTGAGGGACACATCGCCCCCTAGTTTCGTTAGAAACCATTGGTTAGACCGAAACAGAAGTTGGCGGCTACGCTCTGACACGCAACAGGAGACACTCTGTTACCAGTCTGCTCTTCCCCCGACAGCTGCTTGCCCAGATCATGTACAATATGGGAAGAGGCAGGAGTACTATACGGGGAGGAAGTAAAATGATTACCACAGAAACGACTTCCGCCGAAATCGAAGCAGTCTATGACAAAGCCCGAAGGGCTCAGTTGCCATGGTCTCAGCTTCCCGTCAAAGAAAGAGTCAGATACCTTCATGAGCTACAGGCTAGCGTTCTAGAACAACGGGATAGCCTGTGTCAGGTAGTCTCCAAGGATACAGGTAAACCAAAGCTTGAGTGCCTTGTGACCGAAGTCGCACCCATCCTTGATACCATCAAGTACATGCAGAGGAATGCGTGCAGTATTCTCAATGCCCACAGGGTGCCTACTCCCCCCTTGCTTTACGGCCGAAGATCCTCCATCGAGTATATGCCTCGAGGAGTGGTGCTTGTCATTTCCCCGTGGAACTACCCGCTGCAGCTTACGGTCATCCCCATGATCAGTGCCTTGGTAGCTGGCAACACAGTGATTGTTAAGCCTTCTGAGGTAGCCGGTGGTGTCCACCAGTTGATTCGACAGTTGTTTCAACACTTTCCTCCTGATGTGGTGCAGGTGGTCCTTGGGGACGGTAACCTTGGTGCAGCTTTGGTTGATGGAGGACCGGATCATATCTTCTTCACCGGCTCAATCGCCACCGGAAAAGCGATCCAAGCTCAAGCGGCACGCCAGTTGATCCCCACCACGCTGGAACTTGGCGGTAAGGATCCAATGATTGTCTTTGCCGATGCCAATATGGAACGGGCTGTACAAGGGGCCCTGTGGGGAAGCCTTACCAACTGCGGACAAGTCTGCTTGTCCACCGAACGCCTTTATGTCGAGGAAGCCATCTACAGTACCTTTATGCAAAAACTTGTGCATGAAGCCAAGAGACTAACCCAAGGTAGCCACAGTGACTGCGACTTAGGTACTTTGACCCTTCCCCAACAAGCGCATACACTCAAAGAACAGATTCTAGAAGCCCTATCCCAGGGAGCGCAAATCTGTCTTGGCCCTACGTTGGATGATTTAGGGAAGGATCAACTCTCCTTTCCCATCATCTTGACTGGGGTAACCCATAATATGAAGATCATGCAAGAGGAGACCTTCGGTCCTGTACTTCCAATTATGTCCTTTACTAACACCGAGGAAGCAATAGCCCTTGCTAATGATGCAATCTATGGATTAGGGGCAAGTGTGTGGAGTTCTGATCTAGCTCGTGCTAACTACGTGGCAAGCCGCCTGATCTGCGGTAATGTTATGATCAATGATGTGCTTGTCAGTATTGCCAATCCTCATCTTCCCTTTGGTGGGACAAAACAAAGCGGTCTGGGCCGCTATCACAGTGCAGCAGGACTGAGAACCTTCTGCCATGAAAAAGCAGTCATGGTGTCCTCTGGTAAGTATCCCAAGGAGCTGTACTGGTACCCCTACAAGGGGAAATACCCGTGGTTTTCCCAATTAATTGCTGGCTTCTATTCCCGCCCCCGGAAATTGCTTACGGCTTTACGAAGCTTCATGGCGCTACAAAGGGAAACACGAAAATAGTAAATCCTTGTTTCGGGGTGAAAGTTGACTTAGCTGGTAATCCATGTATAGTATAGATGTAGCATAACTTCGCAGTAGTACCCTTGGGTCATCAGGCCCCGGACTGAGGTTTGCGGCCTGCAAGATTTCTATTCACTCGCTTACGCTAACTTATCTACAACACATAAGCACCACCCAAGGTTACAATTGTGGTTGCTACTTACAGTATGTACTCGAGGCAGACAGACCTCATAGCAGGCTATTTCATTAGGCCTTTACGGCTGTGCAGATTGAGGCTTACTGGTCTTGCACTTTGAGTAACCCAAAGGAAAACATAGCAGATATCACTTACTATAGGGAGGTGCTGTGGTGAGCAAAAAGACCCCTTTGTACGGGGAACACACAAAACTAGGTGCCAAGATTACTGAGTTTGCGGGATGGTCGATGCCCCTGCAGTATACCGGCATAGTAGCTGAGCACAACTTTACTCGGTCCAATGCCGGACTATTTGATGTATCGCACATGGGACGAATCAAGGTTACCGGAGAACAGTCGATTTCTTTCCTCGAACATATCCTGTCAAATAATGTGACAGACATGAAAGAAGGGCAAATTCGCTACGCCTTTATTCTCAACGAAAGTGGCGGAGTCGTTGATGATATCCTAGTCTACCGACTCAGCAGCAGGGAGTACCTGCTAGTAACTAACGCCGCGAATCACGAAAAGGACCTACAATGGCTGAACAAACACAATACCCACGGTGCAACGATTAAAGATGAGACCATGGAGACAGGGCAGCTGGCACTTCAAGGACCTAAAGCATTGGAAGTTCTGCAGGGTCTTACCAACTTCCCCCTAGACGCAATGAGGTATTACCGGTTTGATTGTAATGTGGAACTAGCCAAGATCCCTTGTTTAGTCTCCCGCACAGGATATACCGGGGAAGACGGATTTGAGATCTACTGTATGAAAGATGGACTAATTCCACTGTGGCAGGAGATCCTGGAAAATGAGAACGTAGCGCCTATCGGCCTTGGGGCTAGGGATACCCTGCGGCTGGAGGCGGCCTTACCCCTTTACGGGCATGAACTCAATGAGGACATTACACCCCTGCAGGTTGGACTAGGACGGTTTGTAAACATGAACAAGGATTTCCTAGGCAAAGCGGCTTTGGAAGAGCAAATATCTGCGGGAATTCCCACAGAACTAGTCGGCTTAGAGACGGTCAAGGGAATACCTAGGCATGATTACGTTGTGTATGATGGAGATAATAAGATAGGGGTAATTACATCGGGCTCCTTTGCCCCCACTTTGAAGAAGCACATTGGCATGGCAATAATTAGTACCAAGCCCACGGGAGAAATCATCGTGAAGGCTGGTAGTCGTACCTTACCCGCCACCATAGTGCCACTTCCATTTTATAAGCGCTAGCACCGATAAAAAGGAGGAAGGAACAATGAGCAATCCCAAGAACCTGTTGTATACTGAAACCCATGAATGGGTAAAACAAGATGGTAACGTAGCCTACGTAGGAATCACCGATTATGCACAAGACTCCTTGGGCGATGTAGTCTTCGTGGAGCTGCCCGAAAAGGGCGCGGATATTGAGGCGGGCGACACACTAGGCTCCATTGAGTCCGTTAAGGCCGTATCGGATATCTATTCCCCGGTATCCGGTACTGTGGTGGAGATAAACGCGGAACTGGAGGAAGCACCTGAGCTTCTTAACGCAGCTCCTTGGGATACTTGGATCTTTGCTGTGGAGATCAGTAACACCGATGAACTTGCGGAACTACTAAATGCCTCAGAGTATAAGGCTTTCTGCGAGGATGGGGAGGAATAGCAAGTGCATGCTTACATTCCTCATACACAGCACGATAGAAGGGAAATGCTAAATGAGATCGGGGTATCTTCGGCAGAGGAACTCTTCGACGTT carries:
- a CDS encoding aldehyde dehydrogenase family protein, which produces MITTETTSAEIEAVYDKARRAQLPWSQLPVKERVRYLHELQASVLEQRDSLCQVVSKDTGKPKLECLVTEVAPILDTIKYMQRNACSILNAHRVPTPPLLYGRRSSIEYMPRGVVLVISPWNYPLQLTVIPMISALVAGNTVIVKPSEVAGGVHQLIRQLFQHFPPDVVQVVLGDGNLGAALVDGGPDHIFFTGSIATGKAIQAQAARQLIPTTLELGGKDPMIVFADANMERAVQGALWGSLTNCGQVCLSTERLYVEEAIYSTFMQKLVHEAKRLTQGSHSDCDLGTLTLPQQAHTLKEQILEALSQGAQICLGPTLDDLGKDQLSFPIILTGVTHNMKIMQEETFGPVLPIMSFTNTEEAIALANDAIYGLGASVWSSDLARANYVASRLICGNVMINDVLVSIANPHLPFGGTKQSGLGRYHSAAGLRTFCHEKAVMVSSGKYPKELYWYPYKGKYPWFSQLIAGFYSRPRKLLTALRSFMALQRETRK
- the gcvH gene encoding glycine cleavage system protein GcvH, whose translation is MSNPKNLLYTETHEWVKQDGNVAYVGITDYAQDSLGDVVFVELPEKGADIEAGDTLGSIESVKAVSDIYSPVSGTVVEINAELEEAPELLNAAPWDTWIFAVEISNTDELAELLNASEYKAFCEDGEE
- a CDS encoding radical SAM protein; this encodes MGPIKRFVAKFAIRRAIGYAEKDPEVNVPKLLDWSERYARLDEHKYVINEIRKYWATPDNNWRQLILRAFEELDPEVRKRFMANFFVYSGLYGIPKGYEMVEKYDCNVPWTILMDPTAACNLRCIGCWAAEYDKHDSLDLETLDRIIREGKHLGIYTYIYSGGEPLMRKDDLITLARKHSECVFLSFTNGTLVDEEFAEQLRQVGNLFLAISVEGMEAENDLRRGKGTYKRIMKAMDILKEHGVGFGFSACYHSKNTEAIASDEFVDHMVKKGCMFGWYFTYMPLGKDAQLDLLVSPEQREWMFHRVRQLRNEKPIFLMDFWNDGEFVNGCIAGGRRYLHINARGDVEPCAFIHYANMNIKDCTLLEALQSPLFQQYRKRQPFNENHLRPCPLLDNPNQLKEMVTEAKASSTQPGDQEAVEDLTDKCQDIAKRWGVVADKAWNEHLRKIEENKAKQKMAQ
- the gcvT gene encoding glycine cleavage system aminomethyltransferase GcvT translates to MSKKTPLYGEHTKLGAKITEFAGWSMPLQYTGIVAEHNFTRSNAGLFDVSHMGRIKVTGEQSISFLEHILSNNVTDMKEGQIRYAFILNESGGVVDDILVYRLSSREYLLVTNAANHEKDLQWLNKHNTHGATIKDETMETGQLALQGPKALEVLQGLTNFPLDAMRYYRFDCNVELAKIPCLVSRTGYTGEDGFEIYCMKDGLIPLWQEILENENVAPIGLGARDTLRLEAALPLYGHELNEDITPLQVGLGRFVNMNKDFLGKAALEEQISAGIPTELVGLETVKGIPRHDYVVYDGDNKIGVITSGSFAPTLKKHIGMAIISTKPTGEIIVKAGSRTLPATIVPLPFYKR